A genomic stretch from Cloacibacterium caeni includes:
- the hisIE gene encoding bifunctional phosphoribosyl-AMP cyclohydrolase/phosphoribosyl-ATP diphosphatase HisIE, translated as MNSMINFEKGNGLVPAIIQDEITLQVLMLGFMNEEALKLTEETGKVHFFSRTKDRIWLKGESSENYLYVKSIEKDCDDDTLLIKVKPTNVVCHTGNFSCFGEKDTKGFLYELESIINQRIDENVEGSYTSKLYQRGINKVAQKVGEEAVELVIEAKDNNDDLFKNEAADLFYHFLILLKAKNFKLQDIEEVLRGRH; from the coding sequence ATGAATTCAATGATAAATTTTGAAAAAGGAAACGGATTAGTTCCTGCAATTATACAAGACGAAATTACATTACAAGTGTTAATGCTAGGTTTTATGAATGAAGAAGCTCTAAAATTAACAGAAGAAACGGGGAAAGTTCACTTTTTTAGCAGAACCAAAGATAGAATTTGGTTAAAAGGTGAATCTTCTGAAAATTATTTATATGTAAAAAGCATCGAAAAAGACTGTGATGATGATACATTATTGATTAAAGTGAAACCAACGAATGTAGTTTGTCATACCGGTAATTTCAGTTGTTTTGGAGAAAAAGATACCAAAGGTTTTCTGTATGAATTAGAATCGATTATCAACCAAAGAATTGATGAAAATGTAGAAGGTTCTTATACTTCAAAACTCTACCAAAGAGGCATCAATAAAGTAGCTCAAAAAGTAGGAGAGGAAGCAGTAGAATTGGTAATTGAGGCGAAAGATAATAATGATGACTTGTTCAAAAACGAAGCAGCAGATTTATTTTATCACTTCTTAATTCTATTGAAAGCTAAAAATTTCAAATTGCAAGACATAGAAGAAGTTTTGAGAGGAAGACATTAA
- the trpA gene encoding tryptophan synthase subunit alpha, whose amino-acid sequence MKKLNIYFTAGIPTLEDTTEIMKTIQNSGADMMEIGMPYSDPVADGPVIQEAHELALSNGMTIAQLFSQLKSVKDEIKIPVILMGYINPVLSFGFEKFCEECANSGVSGLIIPDLPPIEFERNYQPILEKYRLNFTFLVTPETSEERIQYLDSLSSGFLYAVSSSSTTGNENKEVKNDEYLNKLASINLENPIMIGFGIINKSDFEQVTEKAQGGIIGTAFVKILLENKDWKEKAEAFIKSIK is encoded by the coding sequence ATGAAAAAATTAAATATATATTTTACTGCGGGAATTCCCACTTTGGAAGATACTACAGAAATAATGAAAACCATTCAGAATTCTGGCGCAGATATGATGGAAATTGGGATGCCATATTCTGATCCTGTTGCAGATGGACCTGTAATTCAGGAAGCGCACGAATTGGCTCTGTCTAACGGAATGACCATCGCTCAACTTTTTTCTCAACTGAAATCGGTGAAAGATGAAATCAAAATTCCTGTTATTTTAATGGGTTACATTAACCCTGTTTTAAGTTTCGGTTTTGAAAAATTCTGCGAAGAATGTGCCAATTCTGGAGTTTCTGGACTGATTATTCCAGATTTACCTCCGATTGAGTTTGAAAGAAATTATCAACCTATTTTAGAGAAATATAGATTGAATTTTACCTTTTTGGTGACTCCAGAAACTTCGGAAGAACGCATTCAATATTTAGATTCTTTGAGTTCAGGATTTTTGTATGCTGTTTCTAGTTCTTCTACTACAGGAAACGAAAACAAAGAGGTTAAAAATGATGAATATCTAAACAAATTAGCTTCCATCAACCTTGAAAATCCTATAATGATTGGTTTCGGAATTATAAATAAATCTGATTTCGAGCAAGTTACAGAAAAAGCACAAGGCGGAATTATAGGAACTGCCTTTGTGAAAATTCTTCTAGAAAATAAAGATTGGAAAGAAAAAGCGGAAGCTTTCATCAAATCTATTAAATAA
- a CDS encoding PhzF family phenazine biosynthesis protein → MSQKIYQIDAFADTLFSGNPAAVCPLDSWLDTDIMQKIAAENNLAETAFTVPIENGYEIRWFTPEVEVDLCGHATLASAYTLMNFEGFSGEKIKFFSRNSGTLTVTKNGDFLTLDFPKDNLQKVEDLAIFEKCFAYQPIEAYQGKTDYLLIFENEHQIQNIEPNIPEIAKINARGVIVSSISENYDFVSRFFGPNCGVNEDPVTGSAHTTLTPFWAEKLGKTKLTAKQISKRGGVLECELKNDRVLISGKCKTYLKGEIFIN, encoded by the coding sequence ATGAGCCAAAAAATATATCAAATAGACGCTTTTGCAGACACTTTATTTTCGGGAAATCCTGCAGCTGTTTGTCCGTTAGACAGTTGGTTAGATACAGATATAATGCAAAAAATAGCTGCCGAAAATAATTTGGCAGAAACTGCATTTACCGTTCCAATAGAAAATGGCTATGAAATTCGTTGGTTTACGCCAGAAGTAGAAGTAGATTTATGCGGTCACGCTACATTAGCTTCCGCTTATACATTGATGAATTTTGAAGGATTTTCGGGGGAAAAAATCAAATTCTTTTCTAGAAACAGCGGAACGCTAACTGTAACCAAAAACGGAGATTTTTTAACTTTAGATTTCCCAAAAGACAACTTACAAAAAGTGGAAGATTTAGCTATTTTCGAGAAATGTTTTGCGTATCAACCTATTGAAGCATATCAAGGAAAAACAGATTATTTGTTAATCTTTGAAAACGAACATCAAATTCAAAATATAGAACCCAACATTCCTGAAATTGCAAAAATTAATGCAAGAGGAGTTATTGTAAGTTCTATTTCAGAAAACTACGACTTTGTATCTAGATTTTTTGGTCCAAATTGCGGTGTAAACGAAGATCCTGTTACAGGTTCTGCTCATACTACATTAACTCCTTTTTGGGCAGAAAAATTGGGCAAAACTAAACTTACTGCAAAACAAATTTCCAAACGTGGTGGGGTTTTAGAATGTGAACTCAAAAATGATAGAGTTCTCATCAGCGGAAAGTGCAAAACCTATTTAAAAGGCGAAATATTCATCAATTAA
- the trpB gene encoding tryptophan synthase subunit beta, protein MTTYRNPDENGYYGEFGGAFVPEMLYPNVEELQQNYIEIIESEEFKKELNDLLKDYVGRATPLYFAKNLSEKYGTNVYLKREDLNHTGAHKINNALGQVLLAKKLGKKRIIAETGAGQHGVATATACALMNLECIVYMGEIDIARQAPNVARMKMLGAKVVPATSGSKTLKDAVNEALRDWINNATTTHYIIGSVVGPHPFPDLVARFQSVISEEIKWQLKEKIGRENPDYVIACVGGGSNAAGTFYHFVDEPSVKIIAAEAGGFGVNSGKSAATTFLGTTGVLHGSKSIVMQTNDGQVIEPHSISAGLDYPGIGPFHANLFKNNRAEFFSINDDEALESAFELTKLEGIIPALESSHALQVLKKKNFQKDDVVVICLSGRGDKDMETYLKIIDK, encoded by the coding sequence ATGACAACATATAGAAATCCCGACGAAAACGGATATTACGGAGAATTTGGAGGCGCATTTGTTCCAGAAATGCTCTATCCAAACGTGGAAGAACTTCAACAAAATTATATAGAAATTATAGAATCTGAAGAATTCAAAAAAGAACTCAACGATTTATTGAAAGATTATGTAGGAAGAGCTACTCCACTTTATTTTGCCAAAAATTTAAGCGAAAAATACGGCACAAACGTTTACCTAAAACGCGAAGACTTAAATCATACTGGTGCGCATAAAATCAATAACGCTCTCGGACAAGTTCTTCTCGCCAAAAAACTAGGAAAAAAACGCATTATCGCCGAAACAGGAGCAGGACAGCACGGTGTTGCAACAGCCACAGCTTGCGCTTTAATGAATCTGGAGTGCATCGTTTATATGGGTGAAATCGATATTGCGAGACAAGCTCCCAACGTTGCCAGAATGAAAATGCTAGGTGCAAAAGTTGTACCTGCAACTTCGGGTTCTAAAACATTGAAAGACGCTGTAAATGAAGCATTAAGAGATTGGATTAATAACGCGACTACCACACATTACATCATCGGAAGTGTAGTTGGTCCGCATCCTTTTCCTGATTTGGTGGCGAGATTCCAGAGTGTGATTTCTGAGGAAATTAAATGGCAGTTGAAAGAGAAAATAGGCAGAGAAAATCCTGATTACGTTATCGCTTGTGTTGGTGGCGGAAGCAATGCTGCAGGAACTTTCTACCATTTTGTAGATGAACCGAGTGTGAAAATTATTGCTGCTGAAGCTGGTGGTTTTGGTGTAAATTCAGGAAAATCTGCAGCTACAACTTTCTTGGGAACAACAGGCGTTTTGCACGGTAGCAAAAGTATTGTGATGCAAACCAATGACGGACAAGTGATAGAACCGCACTCTATTTCAGCGGGGTTAGATTATCCAGGAATAGGGCCTTTTCACGCGAATCTATTTAAAAATAATCGTGCAGAATTTTTCAGCATTAATGATGACGAAGCGCTAGAATCTGCTTTTGAACTCACCAAATTAGAAGGCATCATTCCTGCTTTGGAAAGTTCTCACGCTTTACAAGTTTTGAAAAAGAAAAATTTCCAAAAAGACGATGTGGTGGTGATTTGTTTAAGTGGTCGTGGTGATAAAGATATGGAAACCTACCTGAAAATAATTGATAAATAA
- a CDS encoding phosphoribosylanthranilate isomerase, whose protein sequence is MSQQPSTNNYQLKVCGLTKINQIQELISLNTDFLGFIFYEKSPRFVLNHLSLEEISEINHQGKVGVFVNESIEKIVKITEKTNLNFIQLHGDEDENFISKLRKNLDEKIKIIKVFRVGETFNFQFSVFNSLVDYFLFDTDSKAFGGTGKTFDWQILNQIEIPKPYFLSGGISLENIHQLSTINHQPLALDINSKFETEPGIKDLETIKTFKSLLK, encoded by the coding sequence ATGAGCCAACAACCATCAACCAACAACTATCAACTAAAAGTTTGTGGACTTACAAAAATTAATCAAATTCAAGAATTAATTTCTTTGAATACAGATTTTTTGGGCTTTATCTTTTATGAAAAATCTCCAAGATTTGTTTTAAATCATCTAAGCTTAGAAGAGATTTCAGAAATTAATCATCAAGGAAAAGTAGGTGTTTTTGTGAATGAATCGATTGAAAAAATTGTAAAAATTACAGAAAAAACCAATTTGAATTTCATACAATTACATGGTGATGAAGATGAAAACTTTATTTCAAAATTGAGAAAAAATTTAGATGAAAAGATAAAAATTATCAAAGTTTTTAGAGTTGGAGAAACTTTCAATTTTCAATTTTCAGTTTTCAATTCTTTGGTTGATTATTTCCTTTTCGACACAGACAGCAAAGCTTTTGGCGGAACAGGAAAAACCTTTGATTGGCAAATTCTTAACCAAATAGAAATCCCAAAACCGTATTTTTTAAGCGGCGGAATTTCTTTGGAAAACATCCATCAACTATCAACCATCAACCATCAACCATTGGCGCTAGACATCAACTCAAAATTTGAGACAGAACCTGGAATTAAAGACCTAGAAACAATAAAAACATTTAAATCATTACTGAAATGA
- the trpC gene encoding indole-3-glycerol phosphate synthase TrpC codes for MNILDKIVARKREEIAFSKSKISVEELKNSEYFGRETFSLKESVQARNGIIAEFKRQSPSKGIINNQVSPLEVVTKYEEFGASGISILTDKDFFGGSFEDILSVRNSVNIPILRKDFMVDEYQFYEAKSIGADVVLLIAACLSPTQVQELTALAHELNLEVLLEIHTEEELEHFNSEIDLVGINNRNLKDFKVDLQHSVNLKNLLPKGTLSVAESGIYNVEDFKFLKEKGFDAFLMGEYFMKNENPGNKFKEFVDVII; via the coding sequence ATGAATATTTTAGATAAAATAGTAGCTCGAAAAAGGGAAGAAATTGCTTTCTCTAAAAGTAAAATTTCTGTTGAAGAACTGAAAAATTCGGAATATTTTGGAAGAGAAACTTTTTCTTTGAAAGAATCGGTACAAGCCAGAAACGGAATTATTGCTGAATTCAAGAGACAATCGCCTTCAAAAGGAATCATCAATAATCAAGTTTCACCTTTAGAAGTGGTAACGAAATATGAAGAATTCGGTGCAAGTGGAATTTCAATTCTCACTGATAAAGACTTTTTTGGAGGTAGTTTTGAAGATATTTTGAGCGTGAGAAATTCTGTGAATATTCCGATTTTAAGGAAAGATTTTATGGTTGATGAATATCAATTCTACGAAGCAAAATCTATAGGTGCAGATGTTGTTTTACTCATTGCAGCATGTCTTTCGCCAACTCAAGTTCAAGAATTAACCGCTTTAGCACACGAATTGAATTTAGAAGTTTTACTGGAGATTCACACCGAAGAAGAATTAGAACACTTCAATTCTGAAATTGATTTGGTAGGCATCAACAACCGAAATTTGAAAGATTTCAAAGTAGATTTACAACATTCTGTCAATCTGAAAAATCTGCTTCCAAAAGGAACTTTATCTGTTGCGGAAAGTGGAATTTACAATGTGGAAGACTTTAAATTTTTGAAAGAAAAAGGATTTGATGCTTTTTTGATGGGAGAATATTTCATGAAAAACGAAAACCCAGGGAACAAATTCAAAGAATTTGTTGATGTGATAATTTGA
- the trpD gene encoding anthranilate phosphoribosyltransferase, whose protein sequence is MKQILQYLFNHQTLTKAEAKAIMIEIAQNKFNETEVSAFITVFMMRSITLEEMQGFREALLQLAKPIDLGIDDLVDIVGTGGDGKNTFNISTLASFIVAGTGQKVAKHGNYGVSAISGSSNVLEELGYQFKDNQEDLKKDLEKANICFLHAPLFHPALKSVAPLRKGLGLRTFFNLLGPLVNPAKPKFSMIGVYSLEIARLYQYILQKNNENFMLVHALDGYDEISLTGDTKIFNKNGEEIFSATELGFKNIEAETIFGGNTKEEASKIFRNILEGKGTYEQNAVVLSNAAKALQNTGKFENYETSLADAKESLESGKALECLNKLIIK, encoded by the coding sequence ATGAAACAAATTTTACAATACCTTTTCAATCATCAAACATTGACCAAAGCCGAAGCAAAGGCAATAATGATTGAAATTGCACAAAATAAATTCAACGAAACAGAAGTTTCGGCGTTTATCACGGTTTTTATGATGCGAAGCATTACGCTGGAAGAAATGCAAGGCTTCCGCGAAGCTCTGTTGCAGTTGGCAAAACCTATTGATTTAGGAATAGATGATTTAGTGGACATTGTAGGAACTGGAGGCGATGGAAAAAACACCTTCAATATTTCTACTTTGGCAAGTTTTATTGTGGCCGGAACCGGACAAAAAGTGGCGAAACACGGCAATTACGGTGTTTCTGCGATTTCCGGTTCGTCTAATGTTTTAGAAGAATTGGGCTATCAGTTCAAAGATAATCAGGAAGATTTAAAGAAAGATTTAGAAAAAGCCAACATTTGTTTTCTTCACGCTCCTCTTTTTCATCCAGCGTTGAAATCGGTTGCTCCTTTGAGAAAAGGTTTGGGTTTGAGAACGTTTTTCAATCTTTTAGGACCATTGGTAAATCCTGCAAAACCAAAATTTTCAATGATTGGTGTTTACAGTTTAGAAATTGCGAGGTTGTATCAATATATTTTGCAGAAAAACAACGAAAATTTTATGTTGGTTCACGCTCTAGACGGTTACGACGAGATTTCTTTGACTGGCGACACCAAAATTTTCAACAAAAATGGCGAAGAAATTTTCTCTGCAACAGAATTAGGATTTAAAAACATAGAAGCAGAAACCATTTTCGGTGGAAATACCAAAGAAGAAGCGTCCAAAATTTTCAGAAATATTTTAGAAGGAAAAGGAACGTATGAACAAAACGCCGTAGTTCTCTCCAATGCTGCAAAAGCGCTTCAAAATACTGGGAAATTTGAGAATTACGAAACGAGTTTAGCTGATGCAAAAGAGAGTTTAGAAAGCGGAAAAGCGCTAGAATGTTTGAATAAATTAATTATAAAATAA
- a CDS encoding anthranilate synthase component II, with translation MKVLVFDNYDSFTYNLVQIVEQILGEKVDVFRNDEIPLEDINQYDKIILSPGPGIPEEAGILLEVIKKYAPTKSIFGVCLGQQAIAEAFGGSLINLSEIYHGVATEAKQVKPHKILENLPEVLEVGRYHSWAVNPEDFPEQLEITSVDNSGMIMSLKHKEYDVHAVQYHPESILTPKGREILINFLKN, from the coding sequence ATGAAAGTTTTAGTTTTCGATAATTACGATAGTTTTACCTACAATCTCGTTCAAATTGTAGAACAAATTTTGGGCGAAAAAGTAGATGTCTTCAGAAATGACGAAATTCCTTTGGAAGACATCAATCAATATGATAAAATCATCCTTTCTCCAGGACCTGGAATTCCAGAAGAAGCGGGAATTTTATTAGAAGTGATAAAAAAATATGCTCCAACCAAATCTATTTTCGGAGTTTGTCTTGGTCAACAAGCGATTGCAGAAGCTTTTGGAGGAAGTCTCATCAATCTTTCTGAAATTTATCACGGAGTTGCCACCGAAGCCAAACAGGTAAAACCTCACAAAATTCTAGAAAATTTACCCGAAGTTTTAGAAGTTGGGCGCTATCATTCTTGGGCAGTAAATCCCGAAGATTTTCCTGAGCAATTAGAAATTACTTCTGTTGATAATTCTGGAATGATTATGAGCCTGAAACACAAAGAATACGACGTTCACGCTGTTCAATATCATCCTGAAAGTATTTTAACTCCAAAAGGAAGAGAAATTTTAATCAATTTTTTGAAAAATTAA
- a CDS encoding anthranilate synthase component I family protein, with product MLTTNNQQPTTKIKTTSKSLMGDLHTAMGIYLKLRDKFRDTILLESADHNVNNNSFSYIAINAIAGVEIKNQQEMEVKFPLTAPEKHQIPENFNITEYLENFSKSFDCEKVKNPVEKMAQGLFGYTSFDAVQFFETIQFKPQSKEVEIPILRYRFYQYVIAINHFNDEMFLIENKIDGLKSELSEIESIIQNKDVALYPFEKIDEETSNLSDDEYRDLVELAKKHCFRGDVFQLVLSRRFEQKFKGDEFNVYRALRNINPSPYLFFFDYGDYKLMGSSPESQLIIQNHKAVIHPIAGTFRRTGDTEKDLKSVETLKKDPKENAEHTMLVDLARNDLSKLGKNVTVSKLKEIQLFSHVIHMVSEVTAELDEKTNPFEMIATTFPQGTLSGAPKYKALELIDAYEKTSRGYYGGCIGFVGFDGSCNQAIMIRTFLSKNNTLFYQAGAGIVAKSSAENELQEVNNKLNALKMAVKKAEKL from the coding sequence ATGCTGACAACCAACAACCAACAACCCACAACTAAAATAAAAACCACCTCCAAATCATTGATGGGAGACCTTCATACAGCGATGGGAATTTACCTGAAACTCAGAGATAAATTCAGAGATACCATTCTACTGGAAAGTGCCGACCACAATGTAAATAACAACAGTTTTTCTTACATCGCGATTAATGCAATTGCAGGAGTAGAAATTAAAAACCAACAGGAAATGGAAGTAAAATTTCCATTAACCGCTCCAGAAAAACATCAAATTCCAGAAAATTTCAACATCACTGAATATTTAGAAAATTTTTCTAAAAGTTTTGATTGCGAAAAGGTAAAAAATCCAGTTGAAAAAATGGCTCAAGGTTTATTTGGTTATACCAGTTTTGATGCCGTACAGTTTTTTGAAACCATCCAATTCAAACCTCAAAGCAAGGAAGTAGAAATCCCAATTTTACGTTACAGATTTTATCAATATGTGATTGCTATTAATCATTTTAATGATGAAATGTTTCTCATCGAAAATAAAATTGATGGTCTAAAATCAGAGCTTTCAGAAATTGAAAGCATCATTCAAAATAAAGACGTTGCACTCTACCCTTTCGAAAAAATAGACGAAGAAACTTCTAATTTAAGTGATGATGAATATAGAGATTTGGTAGAATTGGCGAAGAAACATTGTTTCCGTGGAGATGTTTTCCAGTTGGTTTTAAGCAGAAGATTTGAACAAAAATTCAAAGGTGATGAATTCAATGTTTACCGAGCTTTACGAAACATCAATCCTTCTCCTTACCTATTTTTCTTTGATTACGGCGATTACAAATTAATGGGTTCAAGTCCAGAAAGTCAGCTGATTATTCAAAATCATAAAGCTGTAATTCATCCAATTGCAGGAACTTTCCGCAGAACTGGCGACACTGAAAAAGACTTAAAATCGGTAGAAACCTTAAAAAAAGACCCAAAAGAAAACGCAGAACACACCATGTTGGTAGATTTAGCCAGAAACGATTTAAGCAAACTAGGGAAAAATGTAACGGTTTCTAAATTAAAAGAAATTCAGTTGTTTTCTCACGTGATTCACATGGTTTCAGAAGTCACCGCAGAATTAGACGAAAAAACCAATCCATTTGAAATGATTGCGACTACTTTTCCACAAGGAACTTTGAGTGGCGCTCCAAAATATAAAGCTCTTGAACTCATCGATGCTTACGAAAAAACTTCTCGCGGTTATTATGGCGGTTGTATTGGCTTTGTAGGTTTTGATGGAAGCTGTAACCAAGCAATTATGATTAGAACATTTTTAAGCAAAAATAATACGCTTTTCTATCAGGCTGGCGCTGGAATTGTAGCCAAATCTTCCGCAGAAAATGAGTTACAAGAAGTGAATAACAAACTAAACGCCTTGAAAATGGCAGTTAAAAAAGCAGAAAAATTATGA
- the rplT gene encoding 50S ribosomal protein L20: protein MPRSVNAVASRARRKKVLKQAKGFFGRRKNVWTVAKNAVEKAMQYAYRGRKEKKRSFRGLWITRINAGTREHGMSYSQFMGALKKNNIELNRKVLADLAMNHPEAFKAVVDQVK, encoded by the coding sequence ATGCCAAGATCAGTAAACGCTGTAGCGTCTAGAGCGCGCAGAAAAAAAGTTTTAAAGCAGGCTAAAGGTTTTTTCGGTAGAAGAAAAAATGTTTGGACTGTTGCTAAAAATGCCGTAGAAAAAGCAATGCAATATGCTTACCGCGGTAGAAAAGAGAAGAAAAGAAGCTTCAGAGGACTTTGGATTACCAGAATTAACGCTGGAACTAGAGAACACGGAATGTCTTACTCTCAATTTATGGGAGCTCTTAAAAAGAACAACATCGAGCTAAACAGAAAAGTTCTTGCAGACCTTGCAATGAATCATCCAGAAGCTTTCAAAGCTGTTGTAGATCAAGTAAAATAA
- the rpmI gene encoding 50S ribosomal protein L35, with the protein MPKLKTKSGAKKRFALTGTGKIKRKNAYKSHILTKKETKQKRNLTQTSYVATVDEKSVLRQLAIK; encoded by the coding sequence ATGCCAAAATTAAAAACGAAATCAGGTGCTAAAAAGCGTTTTGCTCTTACTGGTACAGGTAAGATCAAAAGAAAAAATGCTTACAAAAGCCACATCTTAACTAAAAAAGAAACGAAGCAAAAGAGAAATCTTACGCAAACTTCTTACGTTGCTACTGTGGATGAGAAAAGCGTTCTTCGCCAATTAGCAATTAAGTAG
- the infC gene encoding translation initiation factor IF-3: MRRPVQEDLHQINEKIRAKEVRLVGDNVEPGVYPLARAIAIAQEQDLDLVVISDKAEPYICRVLEYKKFLYEQKKKQKELKAKQVKVVVKEIRFGPQTDDHDFEFKKKHAEKFLEEGSKLKTYVFFKGRSIIFKDQGEILLLRLAQELEHVGKVDQMPKLEGKRMIMMMSPKKAAK, from the coding sequence ATGCGTCGCCCTGTACAAGAAGACTTACATCAAATTAACGAAAAAATCCGCGCAAAGGAAGTTCGTTTAGTAGGAGATAATGTAGAACCAGGAGTGTATCCTTTAGCAAGAGCTATTGCAATTGCTCAGGAACAAGATCTTGATTTAGTCGTTATTTCAGATAAAGCAGAACCTTATATCTGTAGAGTTCTTGAATACAAAAAATTTCTTTACGAACAAAAGAAGAAACAAAAGGAACTCAAGGCTAAGCAAGTAAAAGTTGTAGTAAAAGAAATCAGATTCGGACCTCAAACAGACGATCATGATTTCGAGTTCAAGAAAAAACATGCCGAGAAATTTTTAGAAGAAGGCTCTAAATTGAAAACGTATGTTTTCTTCAAAGGACGTTCTATTATCTTCAAAGACCAAGGTGAAATCTTACTTCTAAGACTCGCTCAAGAGCTAGAACACGTAGGAAAAGTAGACCAAATGCCTAAATTGGAAGGTAAGAGAATGATTATGATGATGAGCCCTAAAAAAGCGGCAAAATAA